In the Nocardioides marmotae genome, CGGGGAAGGACCCGAGGACGTGCTTGAGGACGGGGAGCAGCTTGACGTCCTTGCGGCCGGTGGCCACCGCGGGGTTGACGACCACGACGCCCGCGACGGCGTCGCCGTGGTCGGCGGCCAGGCGCAGGGTGAGCGCGCCGCCCATCGAGAGCCCGCCGATGACGACCGCGTCGTGGGTGCGGCGCAGGTCGGCGAAGACGCGGGACAGCTCGGCGTACCAGTCCTCCCACGTCGTGGTGTTGCAGTCCTGCCAGGTCGTGCCGTGGCCCGGCAGCCGCGGGACCTCCACGCCGTACCCGTGCTCGGCGAGCGCCTCGCCCCACGGCTTGATCGACGCCGGCTGGCCGGTGAAGCCGTGGCTGAGCAGCACGCCGATGCGCCGACCGCCGGTCAGCTCCGGGCGCGCGGGGACGGAGAGGGGCGAGGCCAGCGGGTGGAGCGTCGGGTGGATCGTCATGGCGGCACCTTAGGTCTAGGGTTGCCCCGTCCGGGCCGGGTCGGGGAAGGTGCGCCGCGTGTTCTATTGGTTCCTGAAGTGGGTGGCCCTCGGGCCGTTCCTCCGGGTCATCTTCCGACCCCAGGTCACCGGCGCGGAGAACGTCCCCGCCGAGGGCCCGGCGATCCTCGCCAGCAACCACCTCTCCTACGCCGACTGGCTGTTCATGCCGCTCACGCTCCCGCGGCGCGTCACCTTCGTGGCGAAGGCGGAGTACTTCACCAGCCCGGGCATCAAGGGCTGGTTCCAGAAGCAGTTCTTCTCCGGCGCCGGCCAGGTGCCGATCGACCGCGGCGGCGCCAGCGCGGCCGAGGGCGCGCTCACCGCGGCCAAGCGGATCCTCCTGGAGAAGGGCGGCCTGTTCGGGATCTACCCCGAGGGCACGCGCAGCCACGACGGCCGGCTCTACCGCGGCAAGACCGGCGTCGCCCGCCTCGCCCTCGAGACCGGCGTCCCGGTCATCCCGGTCGCGGTCGTCGGCACCGACGTGGTCGCGCCTCCCGGCAAGACCTTCGGCACCTTCACCCGCCCGGTCGTCCGGTTCGGCAAGCCGCTGGACTTCTCCCGGTACGAGGGGATGAGCAACGACCGCTACATCCTGCGCTCGGTGACCGACGAGATCATGTACGAGATCATGCGGCTCTCGGGCCAGGAGTACGTCGACACCTACGCCGCGCAGGCCAAGAAGGCCGACGCCGAGGCGAAGAAGGCCGAGGCCGAGGCGAAGAAGGCCGAGCGCGGCGAGCAGCCCGCCGACCAGCAGAAGAAGGCGTCCTGAGCGCAGTCCCCGACCTGG is a window encoding:
- a CDS encoding alpha/beta hydrolase, whose product is MTIHPTLHPLASPLSVPARPELTGGRRIGVLLSHGFTGQPASIKPWGEALAEHGYGVEVPRLPGHGTTWQDCNTTTWEDWYAELSRVFADLRRTHDAVVIGGLSMGGALTLRLAADHGDAVAGVVVVNPAVATGRKDVKLLPVLKHVLGSFPGIANDIKKPGVEEHGYTRTPLRAAHSMFRAWPGLVADLPRVTAPLLYLRSTVDHVVDDLTQPLVVSGVSSRDVTEVSLPESYHVATLDNDLPTIIEETAAFVKRVTAA
- a CDS encoding lysophospholipid acyltransferase family protein; its protein translation is MFYWFLKWVALGPFLRVIFRPQVTGAENVPAEGPAILASNHLSYADWLFMPLTLPRRVTFVAKAEYFTSPGIKGWFQKQFFSGAGQVPIDRGGASAAEGALTAAKRILLEKGGLFGIYPEGTRSHDGRLYRGKTGVARLALETGVPVIPVAVVGTDVVAPPGKTFGTFTRPVVRFGKPLDFSRYEGMSNDRYILRSVTDEIMYEIMRLSGQEYVDTYAAQAKKADAEAKKAEAEAKKAERGEQPADQQKKAS